A window from Kluyveromyces lactis strain NRRL Y-1140 chromosome E complete sequence encodes these proteins:
- the SEC23 gene encoding GTPase-activating protein SEC23 (highly similar to uniprot|P15303 Saccharomyces cerevisiae YPR181C SEC23 cytoplasmic GTPase-activating protein), whose protein sequence is MDFEQNEDINGVRFSWNVFPASRTDANKNVVPVGCLYTPLKEREDLAVAGYNPVVCGNINCKSVLNPYCEIDVRSNTWTCPICKTRNILPQHYANMTQETLPLELTNTTVEYITSVPVQVPPIFFFIVDTTAEEENLQALKESIITSLSLLPANALVGLITYDNVIQLHDLSSASIDKCNVFRGDREYQLAQLVEMLTGEKLNAAQAVNINAPTKVTPFSLNRFFLPLEQVEFKLTQLLENLKPDQWDVKSGFRPLRATGSALNIASLVLEGCYKNVAARIILFSSGPGTVGPGLVVSPELKDPLRSHHDIDSDSAKHYKKACKFYNQLAQKVADNGHTVDIFAGCYDQVGMSEMKRLTDSTGGVLLLTDAFSTAIFKQSYLRFFSKDEEGYLQMAFKGTLSVKTSSDLKLQGLIGHASAVKTKTEASNVSDSEIGIGGTSSWKMSSLSPRHTYAVFFEIVNPGASAEVMTDRPKLAYTQFITSYEHSSGTNRVRVTTVANQMLSFGNPAIASSFDQEAAAVLMARIAVDKAESDDGADVIRWIDRTLIKLCQKYADYNKNDPSSFRLSPQFSLYPQFTYYLRRSQFLSVFNNSPDETAFYRHIFTREDTTNSLIMIQPTLTSFSMEEEPQPVLLDSVSVKPNTILLLDTFFYILIYHGEQIAQWRKAGYQDDPQYADFKSLLEEPKLEAAELLIDRFPLPRFIDTEAGGSQARFLLSKLNPSDSYQSGAVAGSTIVLTDDVSLQNFMSHLQQVTVNGQT, encoded by the coding sequence ATGGATTTCGAACAAAACGAAGATATTAACGGTGTTCGTTTCTCATGGAACGTGTTTCCAGCGTCAAGAACTGACGCTAATAAGAATGTGGTTCCAGTTGGATGTTTATACACTCCTTTGAAGGAACGTGAAGATCTTGCTGTTGCTGGCTATAATCCTGTGGTATGTGGTAACATCAACTGTAAATCTGTGTTAAATCCTTACTGTGAGATCGATGTTAGATCCAATACCTGGACTTGTCCTATTTGTAAGACAAGAAACATTCTTCCTCAACATTATGCCAATATGACGCAGGAAACTTTACCACTGGAATTGACTAATACTACAGTTGAATATATCACCAGTGTTCCTGTCCAAGTTCCaccaattttcttctttattgtGGATACTACTGCAGAAGAGGAAAACCTCCaagctttgaaggaatCAATTATCACTTCATTGTCCTTGCTTCCTGCAAATGCATTAGTTGGTCTAATCACTTACGATAATGTGATTCAACTGCACGACTTATCATCAGCTTCTATTGATAAATGTAATGTGTTCAGAGGTGATCGTGAATACCAATTGGCTCAATTAGTTGAAATGCTAACCggtgaaaaattaaatGCTGCACAAGCCGTTAATATCAATGCTCCAACCAAGGTTACACCTTTCTCTTTGAACAGGTTCTTCTTACCATTGGAACAAGTTGAATTCAAGTTGACCCAATTGTTGGAAAACCTGAAGCCTGATCAATGGGATGTGAAATCTGGTTTCAGACCTTTAAGAGCGACTGGTTCTGCTTTGAACATTGCATCGTTGGTGTTGGAAGGTTGTTACAAGAACGTTGCTGCTAGAATAATCTTGTTCTCCTCCGGTCCTGGCACCGTGGGCCCAGGTCTTGTCGTTTCCCCGGAATTAAAAGACCCATTGAGATCTCATCACGATattgattctgattctgCAAAACATTACAAGAAGGCCTGTAAATTCTACAACCAATTGGCTCAAAAAGTCGCTGACAATGGTCATACAGTCGATATTTTTGCTGGTTGTTATGATCAAGTTGGTATGTCCGAAATGAAGAGACTAACAGATTCCACTGGTGGTGTCTTGTTATTGACTGATGCGTTCTCCACCGCTATTTTTAAACAGTCATATCTAAGATTCTTTTCTaaggatgaagaaggttATTTGCAAATGGCATTCAAGGGTACCTTGTCTGTTAAGACAAGTAGCGATCTAAAATTACAAGGTTTAATTGGCCACGCCTCTGCTGTGAAGACTAAGACCGAGGCCTCCAATGTCAGTGATTCTGAGATAGGTATTGGTggtacttcttcttggaagaTGTCATCTTTATCGCCACGCCACACTTACGCTgtgttctttgaaattgtcAACCCGGGTGCATCTGCTGAAGTAATGACAGATAGGCCTAAGTTAGCTTACACCCAATTCATTACATCGTATGAACATTCCTCCGGTACAAACCGTGTCAGGGTCACCACTGTTGCTAACCAAATGTTGTCCTTTGGAAATCCAGCCATTGCATCCTCCTTTGATCAGGAGGCTGCTGCCGTTCTAATGGCAAGAATTGCTGTTGACAAGGCAGAATCTGATGATGGCGCTGATGTCATTAGATGGATTGACAGAACTTTGATTAAATTGTGTCAAAAATACGCTGACTACAATAAGAATGATCCATCATCATTCAGATTATCTCCTCAATTTTCATTGTATCCACAATTCACATATTATTTGAGAAGATCTCAGTTTTTGTCTGTTTTCAATAACTCTCCGGATGAAACTGCATTTTACAGACACATTTTCACTAGAGAAGATACCACTAACTCACTGATTATGATTCAGCCTACTCTAACCTCATTCTCcatggaagaagaacctCAACCAGTGTTGTTAGATTCTGTTTCAGTGAAACCAAACACAattttgttgttggataccttcttttatattttgatttatCACGGTGAACAGATTGCTCAATGGAGAAAAGCAGGTTACCAAGATGATCCGCAGTATGCAGACTTCAAGTCCTTATTAGAAGAACCAAAGCTTGAAGCAGCAGAATTATTGATTGACAGATTCCCTCTACCAAGATTCATTGATACTGAGGCTGGCGGTTCGCAAGCCAGATTCTTGTTATCCAAGTTGAACCCATCTGACAGTTATCAAAGTGGTGCTGTCGCTGGTTCAACTATCGTGTTGACTGATGATGTTTCTTTACAAAATTTCATGTCCCACTTGCAACAAGTAACTGTTAATGGTCAAACATAA
- the SMX3 gene encoding mRNA splicing protein SMX3 (similar to uniprot|P54999 Saccharomyces cerevisiae YPR182W SMX3 Sm or Sm-like snRNP protein): MDPEEFKPINPKPFLHQLIDKDVLVTLKFNKIQYKGRLVSVDTYFNLQLTDAEEIINDVSSGKVGDIFIRCNNVLYVGEDVNKQSDQPPTPTGTTEKSDDKEENGELAEEAN; this comes from the exons ATG GATCCAGAGGAATTCAAACCAATTAACCCTAAACCCTTTTTACATCAATTGATAGACAAAGATGTGCTGGTGACActcaaattcaataaaataCAATATAAAGGAAGACTTGTATCGGTAGATACATATTTCAATCTACAACTAACAGATGCGGAAGAGATCATAAATGATGTCTCAAGTGGGAAAGTTGGGGACATTTTCATCAGATGTAATAACGTGCTATACGTAGGAGAGGATGTGAACAAGCAAAGTGATCAACCCCCTACGCCGACTGGAACAACAGAGAAATCTGACGATAAAGAGGAAAATGGAGAACTCGCAGAAGAAGCGAATTAA
- the GAB1 gene encoding GPI-anchor transamidase subunit GAB1 (similar to uniprot|P41733 Saccharomyces cerevisiae YLR459W GAB1 GPI transamidase subunit involved in attachment of glycosylphosphatidylinositol (GPI) anchors to proteins may have a role in recognition of the attachment signal or of the lipid portion of GPI) — protein MVSSEWQVVWACFASRLAVSYLFPSLQQQLDRTVEFSTPVTSYRSLQEGAYLLLHNLPIYDGGVVHHVPLLVALMAFVQQAEFLMPVLFAAMDTLIAYQLMQIAKIYQRQLQIPSYIPGVVYAVNPLVLLSCVSQSTCLFVNLSISTSLLFALSRQFSLSAICIALAGYLSPYAYLLLIPLAGICGSNSFGLVVKCTLVSIVLQLISFKLNNDNWNYLTSTYWILITFSKIRPNLGLWWYFFIEMFEFFIPFFKSVFNIFVVSFIPPFTIRFNQQSFYAFVLCLGWITLTKSYPTLGDGGFFLSFIPFFKPIFGYLRYPVISTLLFIHAIILSPIFYYLWIGLGSGNSNFFYAISLVYALAISSVIVDLTWAMLRIEYDSGKPNLSLKLTQI, from the coding sequence ATGGTTTCGTCCGAATGGCAGGTTGTATGGGCTTGTTTTGCGTCCAGATTGGCTGTTTCGTACCTGTTCCCTTCTTTGCAGCAGCAATTGGACAGAACCGTTGAGTTTTCTACTCCGGTTACAAGCTATAGATCTCTGCAAGAAGGTGCGTATCTTTTACTGCATAATTTGCCCATTTATGATGGTGGTGTTGTGCATCATGTGCCTCTGCTGGTAGCTTTAATGGCATTCGTTCAACAAGCGGAGTTTCTAATGCCCGTTTTGTTTGCGGCCATGGACACTCTAATAGCGTATCAATTGATGCAAATAGCTAAGATATATCAACGCCAATTGCAAATTCCTAGTTATATTCCAGGTGTGGTTTATGCAGTGAACCCTTTGGTACTTTTATCATGTGTCTCACAATCGACATGTCTATTTGTGAACCTTTCCATTTCTACTTCTTTACTATTTGCGTTATCTAGACAGTTCTCACTGTCAGCCATATGCATTGCGTTGGCTGGTTATTTATCACCTTACGCTTATCTACTGTTGATCCCATTGGCAGGAATCTGTggatcaaattctttcGGCCTTGTTGTCAAGTGTACATTGGTATCGATTGTTTTGCAGTTGATCAGTTTCAAGTTAAATAACGATAACTGGAACTATTTGACTTCAACATACTGGATATTGATTACTTTCAGTAAGATAAGGCCAAATCTAGGGTTGTGGTggtatttctttattgaaatgttcgaatttttcatcccatttttcaaatctgtGTTCAACATATTTGTTGTTTCATTTATCCCACCTTTCACTATTAGATTCAATCAGCAATCGTTTTACGCATTTGTTCTATGTCTAGGTTGGATTACGCTCACCAAATCATACCCAACGTTAGGTGACGGAGGGTTTTTCTTAAGTTTTATCCCATTTTTCAAACCGATCTTTGGGTATCTAAGATATCCAGTCATATCAACCCTTTTATTCATTCATGCCATCATTTTGTCACCAATCTTCTACTACCTATGGATTGGATTAGGCTCCGGTAATAGTAACTTTTTCTATGCcatttctttggtttatGCGTTAGCCATCTCGTCAGTGATTGTGGATTTGACGTGGGCCATGTTAAGAATTGAATACGATTCAGGTAAACCAAACCTTTCATTAAAACTGActcaaatttga
- the AOS1 gene encoding E1 ubiquitin-activating protein AOS1 (similar to uniprot|Q06624 Saccharomyces cerevisiae YPR180W, RHC31 nuclear protein that acts as a heterodimer with Uba2p to activate Smt3p (SUMO) before its conjugation to proteins (sumoylation), which may play a role in protein targeting; essential for viability) has translation MSGAGELSADEIALYDRQIRLWGMTAQANMRSASVLLINLGAIGNEITKNIVLSGIGSLTILDSHDVTEEDLGAQFFIGKDDIGTKRLEAARRHIEDMNPRVKLTVDISDLQSKNKEFFSQFNLIVITDLFPADIEKLNEVTRELNVPIYVAGINGLSGYIFTDLVEFISTDEKVKSARPEQLGKQSPNKEIINLSERKDEENNAVYQVITTKHTYKPLKELLKSATLINQLSRRQLKRMTPKVPLTLTLLQYETFQNINLDDFRKKYDLTRKQLGLLIGEISNDTIEEFVEQAAVEISPVAAIIGGAVAQDVINILGKRQSPLNNFVVFDGTSLDMWVFEL, from the exons ATGAGTGGCGCAGGAGAATTGAGTGCAG ATGAAATTGCTCTATACGATAGGCAGATCCGGTTATGGGGAATGACAGCCCAGGCCAATATGAGATCTGCCAGTGTTTTGTTAATTAATTTAGGTGCGATTGGTAATGAGATAACGAAAAATATCGTTCTAAGCGGGATTGGTTCATTGACCATATTGGATTCTCATGATGtaacagaagaagatttagGTGCCCAATTTTTTATCGGAAAGGATGACATTGGCACGAAGAGATTGGAGGCCGCAAGGCGCCATATTGAAGATATGAACCCTAGAGTTAAGTTAACAGTGGACATATCAGATCTTCAGTCCAAGAATaaagaattcttttcaCAATTCAATCTAATAGTCATAACGGACTTATTTCCCGcagatattgaaaaattgaatgaaGTGACTAGGGAACTTAATGTACCTATCTATGTGGCAGGTATCAACGGGCTCTCTGGTTACATTTTCACTGATCTAGTGGAGTTTATATCCACTGATGAAAAGGTGAAGAGTGCTCGTCCTGAACAACTCGGTAAACAGAGCCCCAATAAGGAAATCATCAATCTATCTGAACGgaaggatgaagaaaataatgCAGTTTATCAGGTCATTACCACCAAACATACTTATAAGCCATTGAAAGAACTTCTGAAATCTGCTACACTTATTAACCAATTGTCTAGACGgcaattgaaaagaatgacTCCAAAGGTTCCCTTAACTCTTACACTATTACAGTatgaaacttttcaaaacatAAATTTAGATGATTTTAGGAAGAAGTATGATTTAACTCGTAAGCAGCTTGGTTTATTAATTGGAGAAATCAGCAATGAtaccattgaagaatttgttgaacaagCCGCTGTAGAAATCAGTCCTGTGGCAGCAATCATTGGAGGAGCCGTTGCACAAGACGTGATAAATATTCTAGGGAAAAGGCAATCTCCGCTTAATAACTTCGTTGTTTTTGATGGTACGTCTTTAGATATGTGGGTATTCGAACTTTAA